A stretch of uncultured Methanobrevibacter sp. DNA encodes these proteins:
- a CDS encoding STAS domain-containing protein translates to MDIEKHKDGKKLYIKLTGRLDTKNSPKLKEVLENSLDDVEELTFDLSELIYISSSGLRIILSTQKTMNKQGSMKVTNVQDIVMEVFESTGFVDILTIE, encoded by the coding sequence ATGGACATAGAAAAACACAAAGACGGAAAAAAATTATATATTAAATTAACCGGCAGATTAGATACAAAAAATTCTCCCAAACTTAAAGAAGTGCTTGAAAACAGTTTAGATGATGTCGAAGAGTTAACTTTTGATTTATCTGAATTAATTTATATTTCAAGTTCAGGGCTTCGAATAATTTTATCTACTCAAAAAACAATGAACAAACAGGGTTCCATGAAAGTAACTAATGTTCAGGATATTGTGATGGAGGTATTTGAATCAACAGGATTTGTAGATATATTGACTATTGAATAG